A genomic segment from Yimella sp. cx-51 encodes:
- a CDS encoding TA system VapC family ribonuclease toxin has translation MNVVLAMHRQDHPQHSPVRAWFDQVVENGEDFGVPLTVWGSFLRITTNRRVFKVPTPLHDAFTFIDALRGQPGHIQLEPGIRHLVLLQRIAERSDAYGDLVPDVVLAAIAAEAGAKVASLDRDFARIADIEVVRPVQ, from the coding sequence GTGAACGTGGTGCTGGCAATGCACCGCCAGGACCACCCGCAGCATTCGCCGGTTCGCGCATGGTTCGACCAGGTCGTCGAAAATGGCGAAGATTTTGGCGTGCCGTTGACTGTGTGGGGCTCGTTCCTAAGAATCACGACCAACCGGCGAGTATTCAAAGTGCCAACCCCATTGCATGACGCCTTCACCTTTATCGACGCGCTCCGCGGCCAACCTGGGCACATCCAACTCGAGCCCGGCATTCGTCACCTTGTGCTGCTTCAGCGCATCGCCGAACGTTCAGACGCCTATGGTGACCTCGTTCCAGACGTCGTGCTGGCAGCCATCGCCGCGGAGGCTGGGGCAAAGGTGGCGTCGCTCGATCGCGACTTCGCTCGTATCGCAGACATTGAGGTCGTTCGACCAGTGCAGTGA
- a CDS encoding type II toxin-antitoxin system VapB family antitoxin — MRTTLSIDDELLARARERARERGITLGAVVENALRRDFASEVRTDAPPLPVFTKGSGPKPGIDLTSNRVLHEVLDEDLPLDRLR; from the coding sequence ATGCGCACCACGCTCTCCATCGACGACGAACTCCTCGCGCGGGCCCGCGAACGCGCCCGCGAGCGGGGCATCACGTTGGGTGCAGTTGTGGAGAATGCCCTCCGCCGCGACTTTGCGAGCGAGGTCCGGACCGACGCTCCTCCCCTTCCAGTCTTCACAAAGGGGAGCGGGCCCAAACCTGGAATTGATCTGACTTCTAATCGCGTCCTCCACGAGGTGCTCGACGAGGATCTGCCCCTCGATCGGCTGCGGTGA
- a CDS encoding alpha/beta fold hydrolase, with protein MSYNWGKRALTATAVIALTTSVAACNGDTATTKKSSTSSSSTSTNGNGNTGTSGTSATQTGKLSPTGADLAKYTGQQVQWSKDECTPDVKSLTSFSLRDLAPINDRSECAKIKAPKDYGDPSKGEIDLMVTRTTPAKGENPRVLMTNPGGPGGPAGAFSVITAALSPLGTTHTVIGVDPRGVGGGTRVTCSMYGTDAEDYRNLSDSDIKDLQAAAKKTVDRCVAKEGDLLPYITTANTARDHELVRQILKVPTVDYYGVSAGTWLGAYYATMFPQQVGRFVLDSNTEFTGTMQTSFGSQPMSFQRRFKDQLLPWLARQNATYGLGSTADEVNTSYEDIRKASGEGKLGKFYPIAVDNIVAHTLYSDRGFQSAGALLKLLKQAKDGDSAALRTAEGAIGGSSATAREDSRNQNTVFMAIRCNDTSWNKDPQSYVSSAKENGPKYPLVGWFDYANECAYWPYKPVDMKVDTSKAPTMLLVQSEADPATAFEGGWKAHKASTNTRFLSADDQGNHGVVLAGGNLCIEQQAYGFLQNGKLSDKDAVCPGIPLPKEKDVHSFGITPEGEKLTMPVDPTPQWKKLLLAALGAILDELLAPKNTAPGSE; from the coding sequence ATGTCGTACAACTGGGGGAAGCGCGCGCTGACAGCGACCGCGGTCATCGCACTCACCACGTCGGTGGCCGCCTGTAACGGCGACACAGCAACGACCAAGAAGTCGAGCACGTCAAGTTCGAGCACGAGCACGAACGGCAATGGCAACACCGGCACGTCCGGCACCTCGGCCACGCAGACCGGCAAGCTTTCGCCGACCGGCGCTGACCTCGCGAAGTACACCGGTCAGCAGGTGCAGTGGAGCAAGGACGAGTGCACGCCGGACGTCAAGAGCCTCACCTCGTTCAGCCTGCGTGACCTCGCGCCGATCAACGACCGCTCGGAGTGCGCCAAGATCAAGGCGCCCAAGGACTACGGCGACCCGAGCAAGGGCGAGATCGACCTCATGGTCACTCGCACCACGCCCGCCAAGGGTGAGAATCCTCGCGTCCTGATGACCAACCCGGGCGGTCCCGGTGGCCCGGCAGGCGCGTTCTCGGTGATCACCGCGGCGCTCTCGCCGCTGGGCACCACCCACACCGTGATCGGCGTCGACCCGCGCGGCGTCGGGGGTGGCACGCGCGTCACCTGCTCGATGTACGGCACCGACGCAGAGGACTACCGCAACCTTTCCGACAGCGACATCAAGGACCTCCAGGCCGCAGCGAAGAAGACCGTCGACCGCTGCGTCGCCAAGGAAGGCGACCTGCTGCCGTACATCACCACGGCCAACACCGCTCGCGACCACGAGTTGGTGCGTCAGATCCTGAAGGTGCCGACCGTCGACTACTACGGCGTGAGCGCCGGCACCTGGCTCGGGGCGTACTACGCGACGATGTTCCCGCAGCAGGTCGGACGCTTCGTGCTCGACAGCAACACCGAGTTCACCGGCACGATGCAGACCAGCTTTGGTAGCCAGCCGATGTCGTTCCAGCGGCGGTTCAAGGACCAGTTGCTGCCGTGGCTGGCCCGCCAGAACGCCACGTACGGTCTGGGCAGCACGGCCGACGAGGTCAACACCTCCTACGAAGACATCCGCAAGGCTTCGGGCGAGGGCAAGCTCGGCAAGTTCTACCCGATCGCGGTCGACAACATCGTGGCCCACACGCTTTACAGCGATCGCGGTTTCCAGAGCGCCGGCGCGTTGTTGAAGCTGCTGAAGCAGGCCAAGGACGGCGACTCCGCCGCGCTGCGTACCGCCGAGGGCGCGATCGGTGGATCGTCGGCCACCGCCCGTGAAGACTCCCGCAACCAGAACACCGTCTTCATGGCGATCCGCTGCAACGACACGTCCTGGAACAAGGACCCGCAGTCGTACGTCAGCTCCGCCAAGGAGAACGGCCCGAAGTATCCGCTCGTCGGCTGGTTCGATTACGCCAACGAGTGCGCCTACTGGCCCTACAAGCCCGTCGACATGAAGGTCGACACCTCCAAGGCACCGACGATGCTGTTGGTGCAGTCGGAGGCTGACCCGGCGACCGCTTTCGAGGGCGGCTGGAAGGCGCACAAGGCGTCGACCAACACCCGCTTCCTCTCCGCGGACGACCAGGGCAACCACGGTGTCGTGCTCGCCGGGGGCAACCTCTGCATCGAGCAGCAGGCCTACGGCTTCCTGCAGAACGGCAAGCTCAGCGACAAGGACGCCGTCTGCCCGGGCATCCCGCTGCCGAAGGAGAAGGACGTCCACTCGTTCGGCATCACGCCCGAAGGCGAGAAGCTGACCATGCCGGTCGACCCGACGCCGCAGTGGAAGAAGCTGCTGCTGGCCGCGCTCGGCGCGATCCTGGACGAACTGCTCGCACCGAAGAACACCGCACCCGGCAGCGAGTGA